Proteins from a single region of Corvus hawaiiensis isolate bCorHaw1 chromosome 6, bCorHaw1.pri.cur, whole genome shotgun sequence:
- the LOC125327198 gene encoding antigen WC1.1-like isoform X1 — MGPMAALGLLVCAQLCAGSGELRLVGGGGRCAGRVEVKHGGEWGSVCVFDFHREARWAIVVCRQLGCGQVAKASPYAPFGQGTGRIWLQPFCRGTEEALEECPHFGWGQHFCGHESDAGVTCRDAVELRLAGGGSPCAGRVEVKLRGRWGSVADDPWDMEDAEVVCQHLGCGSAAGAYFAREIFGAGNGPVSLANVDCKGNESTLWDCEIRGWGPYNFVHNYDTAVTCQGFSRLVGGDGACAGRLEVRQGRAWVGVCEDQVDMKVAQVVCRELGCGAALSIPGSERFGAGSGPLWDGGLQCNGTEPLLSACARHRPHSQGCSTGPASVICSPYTGFRLGNSSSGCTGRVEVAVRGTWGSVCASEWELADAHVLCRHLGCGRAFTVPPGGSFGSGDGPLRPDAFGCSGSERHPGECPVAVLGKPPCAPGNAAAVNCSGVGGFVESLRLVEGQSFCDGRLEETITSPAWRRVPVEQWKSWDVHMVCAVLGCGVPKDVNTSLGTATVVSSSPSEMDIMTEETDILDVGSALTSSRHEKMDDVVENMDDVSGMGPAPTSSPEGMVIVCSGVRGSRAAAVTAGTVPVPTVLCVVLGTLLCVALGALAVLLCRARAWRRGPGRAADAVSNAVYEELDYTAMPEYQEVPSRPGSLSEGSVKKLPYYTGDSVEGSDTEASPEPPACPEHGTPDGYDDALGVPQEPPAPSTGDMSEGVAQRRWICVLPTGGIYSPPSAPGATRTPSEQPPVHTDYDDVGSSALGPSP, encoded by the exons ATGGGGCCGATGGcggcgctggggctgctggtgtgCGCGCAGCTGTGTGCGG GCTCCGGGGAGCTGCGTCTGgtgggcggcggcgggcgctgtGCCGGGCGCGTGGAGGTGAAGCACGGCGGGGAGTGGGGCTCCGTCTGCGTCTTCGACTTCCACAGGGAAGCCCGTTGGGCCATCGTGGTGTGCcggcagctgggctgtggccaggTGGCCAAGGCGTCCCCGTACGCCCCGTTCGGGCAGGGCACCGGGCGCATCTGGCTCCAGCCCTTCTGCCGCGGCACCGAGGAGGCGCTGGAGGAGTGTCCGCACTTCGGATGGGGCCAGCACTTCTGCGGCCACGAGTCGGATGCGGGGGTGACCTGCAGAG ATGCCGTGGAGCTGAGGCTGGCGGGCGGCGGCAGTCCCTGCGCCGGGAGGGTGGAAGTGAAGCTTCGGGGACGCTGGGGCTCGGTGGCAGATGACCCCTGGGACATGGAGGACGCCGAGGTTGTGtgccagcatctgggctgtggCTCGGCTGCCGGTGCCTACTTTGCCCGCGAGATCTTTGGCGCAGGGAATGGGCCCGTCAGTCTGGCCAATGTGGACTGCAAAGGAAATGAGTCCACTCTCTGGGACTGCGAGATCCGCGGCTGGGGACCTTATAACTTCGTCCATAACTACGACACTGCTGTTACTTGCCAAG GATTTTCCCGGCTGGTCGGAGGTGATGGAGCGTGTGCCGGGCGGCTGGAGGTACGTCAGGGCCGGGCCTGGGTGGGCGTCTGCGAGGATCAGGTGGACATGAAGGTGGCGCAGGTGGTTTgccgggagctgggctgtggagcGGCGCTCTCCATCCCCGGCAGCGAGCGATTTGGGGCAGGATCGGGGCCGCTCTGGGACGGGGGCTTGCAGTGCAATGGCACCGAGCCCCTCCTCAGCGCCTGTGCCCGGCATCGgccccacagccagggctgcagcaccgGCCCTGCCAGCGTCATCTGCTCCC CCTACACGGGCTTCCGGCTGGGCAACAGCAGCTCGGGATGCACCGGGCGGGTGGAGGTGGCAGTGAGGGGGACGTGGGGCTCCGTGTGCGCCAGCGAGTGGGAGCTGGCCGATGCGCACGTCCTGTGCCGCCACCTGGGCTGCGGCCGCGCCTTCACCGTGCCCCCGGGAGGCTCCTTTGGCAGCGGGGACGGGCCACTGCGGCCGGACGCCTTCGGCTGCAGCGGGAGCGAGCGGCACCCGGGCGAGTGCCCCGTGGCCGTGCTGGGGaagcccccctgtgcccccgGAAACGCCGCTGCCGTCAACTGCTCAG GTGTTGGTGGCTTCGTCGAGTCCCTGCGGCTGGTGGAGGGTCAGAGCTTTTGCGATGGGCGGCTGGAGGAGACCATAACCAGCCCGGCATGGCGCCGTGTGCCTGTGGAGCAGTGGAAGTCATGGGATGTCCACATGGtttgtgcagtgctgggctgtggcGTTCCCAAGGACGTTAACACCTCCTTGGGTACGGCCACTGTCgtgagcagcagccccagcgaGATGGACATCATGACTGAAGAGACGGACATTTTGGACGTGGGTTCTGCGCTGACCAGCAGCCGCCATGAGAAGATGGATGATGTAGTGGAGAACATGGACGATGTCTCAGGGATGGGCCCTGCACCAACCAGCAGCCCTGAGGGGATGGTCATCGTCTGCTCAG GTGTCCGTGGCAGCAGAGCCGCAGCGGTGACCGCGGGGACTGTGCCTGTGCCAACTGTCCTGTGCGTGGTGCTGGGGACGCTGCTGTGCGTGGCCCTGGGTGCCCTGGCCGTGCTGCTGTGCCGTGCCCGCGCCTGGCGCCGAG gccctggcagagctgcagatgcCGTCTCCAACGCTGTCTACGAGGAGCTGGACTACACCGCGATGCCGGAGTACCAGGAGGTGCCCAGTCGCCCGG GTTCCCTGTCAGAGGGGTCGGTGAAGAAGCTGCCCTATTACACCGGCGACAGCGTGGAGGGGAGTGACACCGAGGCAAGCCCAG AGCCCCCTGCCTGCCCCGAGCACGGAACCCCGGATGGCTACGACGATGCCCTGGGTGTGCCACAGGagccccctgctcccagcactggggacaTGTCCGAGGGCGTGGCACAGAGGAGGTGGATCTGTGTCCTCCCCACAG GTGGGATCTACTCCCCTCCGAGTGCCCCAGGAGCCACCAGGACCCCCTCGGAACAGCCGCCGGTGCACACAGACTATGATGATGTCGGCAGCAGCGCCCTGGGGCCGTCGCCATGA
- the LOC125327198 gene encoding deleted in malignant brain tumors 1 protein-like isoform X3: protein MGPMAALGLLVCAQLCAGSGELRLVGGGGRCAGRVEVKHGGEWGSVCVFDFHREARWAIVVCRQLGCGQVAKASPYAPFGQGTGRIWLQPFCRGTEEALEECPHFGWGQHFCGHESDAGVTCRDAVELRLAGGGSPCAGRVEVKLRGRWGSVADDPWDMEDAEVVCQHLGCGSAAGAYFAREIFGAGNGPVSLANVDCKGNESTLWDCEIRGWGPYNFVHNYDTAVTCQGFSRLVGGDGACAGRLEVRQGRAWVGVCEDQVDMKVAQVVCRELGCGAALSIPGSERFGAGSGPLWDGGLQCNGTEPLLSACARHRPHSQGCSTGPASVICSPYTGFRLGNSSSGCTGRVEVAVRGTWGSVCASEWELADAHVLCRHLGCGRAFTVPPGGSFGSGDGPLRPDAFGCSGSERHPGECPVAVLGKPPCAPGNAAAVNCSGVGGFVESLRLVEGQSFCDGRLEETITSPAWRRVPVEQWKSWDVHMVCAVLGCGVPKDVNTSLGTATVVSSSPSEMDIMTEETDILDVGSALTSSRHEKMDDVVENMDDVSGMGPAPTSSPEGMVIVCSGSRRVRLVGSSGRCAGRVEVYSGGTWSAVCQEGWELRDAAVVCRELGCGTALEAPRSARFGAGPGPLWPYIPACSGSEESLWECGRSEGRECGRGGGAGAVCSEQLSVRLAGGRGRCRGFLEVSHNGTWGRVCANGTSPGTANTVCQQLGCGPRGWLSAVPAQQPAPAWLAWVGCEDGARSLWGCPSAPWNLQSCGPGGDAHVACDGDSDGIAETDTTPHPDSATSTGSCAPVTAGTVPVPTVLCVVLGTLLCVALGALAVLLCRARAWRRGPGRAADAVSNAVYEELDYTAMPEYQEVPSRPGSLSEGSVKKLPYYTGDSVEGSDTEASPEPPACPEHGTPDGYDDALGVPQEPPAPSTGDMSEGVAQRRWICVLPTGGIYSPPSAPGATRTPSEQPPVHTDYDDVGSSALGPSP from the exons ATGGGGCCGATGGcggcgctggggctgctggtgtgCGCGCAGCTGTGTGCGG GCTCCGGGGAGCTGCGTCTGgtgggcggcggcgggcgctgtGCCGGGCGCGTGGAGGTGAAGCACGGCGGGGAGTGGGGCTCCGTCTGCGTCTTCGACTTCCACAGGGAAGCCCGTTGGGCCATCGTGGTGTGCcggcagctgggctgtggccaggTGGCCAAGGCGTCCCCGTACGCCCCGTTCGGGCAGGGCACCGGGCGCATCTGGCTCCAGCCCTTCTGCCGCGGCACCGAGGAGGCGCTGGAGGAGTGTCCGCACTTCGGATGGGGCCAGCACTTCTGCGGCCACGAGTCGGATGCGGGGGTGACCTGCAGAG ATGCCGTGGAGCTGAGGCTGGCGGGCGGCGGCAGTCCCTGCGCCGGGAGGGTGGAAGTGAAGCTTCGGGGACGCTGGGGCTCGGTGGCAGATGACCCCTGGGACATGGAGGACGCCGAGGTTGTGtgccagcatctgggctgtggCTCGGCTGCCGGTGCCTACTTTGCCCGCGAGATCTTTGGCGCAGGGAATGGGCCCGTCAGTCTGGCCAATGTGGACTGCAAAGGAAATGAGTCCACTCTCTGGGACTGCGAGATCCGCGGCTGGGGACCTTATAACTTCGTCCATAACTACGACACTGCTGTTACTTGCCAAG GATTTTCCCGGCTGGTCGGAGGTGATGGAGCGTGTGCCGGGCGGCTGGAGGTACGTCAGGGCCGGGCCTGGGTGGGCGTCTGCGAGGATCAGGTGGACATGAAGGTGGCGCAGGTGGTTTgccgggagctgggctgtggagcGGCGCTCTCCATCCCCGGCAGCGAGCGATTTGGGGCAGGATCGGGGCCGCTCTGGGACGGGGGCTTGCAGTGCAATGGCACCGAGCCCCTCCTCAGCGCCTGTGCCCGGCATCGgccccacagccagggctgcagcaccgGCCCTGCCAGCGTCATCTGCTCCC CCTACACGGGCTTCCGGCTGGGCAACAGCAGCTCGGGATGCACCGGGCGGGTGGAGGTGGCAGTGAGGGGGACGTGGGGCTCCGTGTGCGCCAGCGAGTGGGAGCTGGCCGATGCGCACGTCCTGTGCCGCCACCTGGGCTGCGGCCGCGCCTTCACCGTGCCCCCGGGAGGCTCCTTTGGCAGCGGGGACGGGCCACTGCGGCCGGACGCCTTCGGCTGCAGCGGGAGCGAGCGGCACCCGGGCGAGTGCCCCGTGGCCGTGCTGGGGaagcccccctgtgcccccgGAAACGCCGCTGCCGTCAACTGCTCAG GTGTTGGTGGCTTCGTCGAGTCCCTGCGGCTGGTGGAGGGTCAGAGCTTTTGCGATGGGCGGCTGGAGGAGACCATAACCAGCCCGGCATGGCGCCGTGTGCCTGTGGAGCAGTGGAAGTCATGGGATGTCCACATGGtttgtgcagtgctgggctgtggcGTTCCCAAGGACGTTAACACCTCCTTGGGTACGGCCACTGTCgtgagcagcagccccagcgaGATGGACATCATGACTGAAGAGACGGACATTTTGGACGTGGGTTCTGCGCTGACCAGCAGCCGCCATGAGAAGATGGATGATGTAGTGGAGAACATGGACGATGTCTCAGGGATGGGCCCTGCACCAACCAGCAGCCCTGAGGGGATGGTCATCGTCTGCTCAG GCAGCCGGCGGGTGAGGCTGGTGGGGAGCTCTGGGCGCTGCGCCGGGCGTGTGGAGGTCTATTCCGGTGGCACGTGGAGCGCCGTCTGCCAGGAAGGCTGGGAGCTGCGGGACGCCGCCGTTGTCTgccgggagctgggctgtggcacgGCGCTGGAGGCACCGAGGTCGGCGCGCTTCGGTGCCGGCCCGGGGCCGCTGTGGCCGTacatccctgcctgctccgGGAGCGAGGAGTCTCTCTGGGAATGCGGGCGTTCGGAAGGGCGCGAGTGCGGGCGTGGCGGCGGGGCAGGGGCCGTCTGCTCAG agcagctctccgTGCGGCTGGCGGGCGGCCGCGGGCGCTGCCGCGGgttcctggaggtgtcccacAACGGCACCTGGGGCCGCGTGTGCGCCAACGGCaccagccccggcaccgccaACACCGTCTGCcaacagctgggctgtgggcccCGGGGCTGGCTGTCGGCCGTCCCCGCCCAGCAGCCGGCCCCCGCCTGGCTGGCCTGGGTGGGCTGTGAGGACGGGGCCCGCTCGCTCTGGGGGTGCCCCTCGGCACCCTGGAATCTGCAGAGCTGCGGCCCAGGCGGGGACGCCCACGTGGCTTGTGATGGGGACAGTGATGGCATCGCTGAGACGGACACAACCCCCCATCCCGACAGTGCCACGAGCACAGGTAGCTGTGCCC CGGTGACCGCGGGGACTGTGCCTGTGCCAACTGTCCTGTGCGTGGTGCTGGGGACGCTGCTGTGCGTGGCCCTGGGTGCCCTGGCCGTGCTGCTGTGCCGTGCCCGCGCCTGGCGCCGAG gccctggcagagctgcagatgcCGTCTCCAACGCTGTCTACGAGGAGCTGGACTACACCGCGATGCCGGAGTACCAGGAGGTGCCCAGTCGCCCGG GTTCCCTGTCAGAGGGGTCGGTGAAGAAGCTGCCCTATTACACCGGCGACAGCGTGGAGGGGAGTGACACCGAGGCAAGCCCAG AGCCCCCTGCCTGCCCCGAGCACGGAACCCCGGATGGCTACGACGATGCCCTGGGTGTGCCACAGGagccccctgctcccagcactggggacaTGTCCGAGGGCGTGGCACAGAGGAGGTGGATCTGTGTCCTCCCCACAG GTGGGATCTACTCCCCTCCGAGTGCCCCAGGAGCCACCAGGACCCCCTCGGAACAGCCGCCGGTGCACACAGACTATGATGATGTCGGCAGCAGCGCCCTGGGGCCGTCGCCATGA
- the LOC125327198 gene encoding antigen WC1.1-like isoform X2, translated as MGPMAALGLLVCAQLCAGSGELRLVGGGGRCAGRVEVKHGGEWGSVCVFDFHREARWAIVVCRQLGCGQVAKASPYAPFGQGTGRIWLQPFCRGTEEALEECPHFGWGQHFCGHESDAGVTCRDAVELRLAGGGSPCAGRVEVKLRGRWGSVADDPWDMEDAEVVCQHLGCGSAAGAYFAREIFGAGNGPVSLANVDCKGNESTLWDCEIRGWGPYNFVHNYDTAVTCQGFSRLVGGDGACAGRLEVRQGRAWVGVCEDQVDMKVAQVVCRELGCGAALSIPGSERFGAGSGPLWDGGLQCNGTEPLLSACARHRPHSQGCSTGPASVICSPYTGFRLGNSSSGCTGRVEVAVRGTWGSVCASEWELADAHVLCRHLGCGRAFTVPPGGSFGSGDGPLRPDAFGCSGSERHPGECPVAVLGKPPCAPGNAAAVNCSGVGGFVESLRLVEGQSFCDGRLEETITSPAWRRVPVEQWKSWDVHMVCAVLGCGVPKDVNTSLGTATVVSSSPSEMDIMTEETDILDVGSALTSSRHEKMDDVVENMDDVSGMGPAPTSSPEGMVIVCSGPGRAADAVSNAVYEELDYTAMPEYQEVPSRPGSLSEGSVKKLPYYTGDSVEGSDTEASPEPPACPEHGTPDGYDDALGVPQEPPAPSTGDMSEGVAQRRWICVLPTGGIYSPPSAPGATRTPSEQPPVHTDYDDVGSSALGPSP; from the exons ATGGGGCCGATGGcggcgctggggctgctggtgtgCGCGCAGCTGTGTGCGG GCTCCGGGGAGCTGCGTCTGgtgggcggcggcgggcgctgtGCCGGGCGCGTGGAGGTGAAGCACGGCGGGGAGTGGGGCTCCGTCTGCGTCTTCGACTTCCACAGGGAAGCCCGTTGGGCCATCGTGGTGTGCcggcagctgggctgtggccaggTGGCCAAGGCGTCCCCGTACGCCCCGTTCGGGCAGGGCACCGGGCGCATCTGGCTCCAGCCCTTCTGCCGCGGCACCGAGGAGGCGCTGGAGGAGTGTCCGCACTTCGGATGGGGCCAGCACTTCTGCGGCCACGAGTCGGATGCGGGGGTGACCTGCAGAG ATGCCGTGGAGCTGAGGCTGGCGGGCGGCGGCAGTCCCTGCGCCGGGAGGGTGGAAGTGAAGCTTCGGGGACGCTGGGGCTCGGTGGCAGATGACCCCTGGGACATGGAGGACGCCGAGGTTGTGtgccagcatctgggctgtggCTCGGCTGCCGGTGCCTACTTTGCCCGCGAGATCTTTGGCGCAGGGAATGGGCCCGTCAGTCTGGCCAATGTGGACTGCAAAGGAAATGAGTCCACTCTCTGGGACTGCGAGATCCGCGGCTGGGGACCTTATAACTTCGTCCATAACTACGACACTGCTGTTACTTGCCAAG GATTTTCCCGGCTGGTCGGAGGTGATGGAGCGTGTGCCGGGCGGCTGGAGGTACGTCAGGGCCGGGCCTGGGTGGGCGTCTGCGAGGATCAGGTGGACATGAAGGTGGCGCAGGTGGTTTgccgggagctgggctgtggagcGGCGCTCTCCATCCCCGGCAGCGAGCGATTTGGGGCAGGATCGGGGCCGCTCTGGGACGGGGGCTTGCAGTGCAATGGCACCGAGCCCCTCCTCAGCGCCTGTGCCCGGCATCGgccccacagccagggctgcagcaccgGCCCTGCCAGCGTCATCTGCTCCC CCTACACGGGCTTCCGGCTGGGCAACAGCAGCTCGGGATGCACCGGGCGGGTGGAGGTGGCAGTGAGGGGGACGTGGGGCTCCGTGTGCGCCAGCGAGTGGGAGCTGGCCGATGCGCACGTCCTGTGCCGCCACCTGGGCTGCGGCCGCGCCTTCACCGTGCCCCCGGGAGGCTCCTTTGGCAGCGGGGACGGGCCACTGCGGCCGGACGCCTTCGGCTGCAGCGGGAGCGAGCGGCACCCGGGCGAGTGCCCCGTGGCCGTGCTGGGGaagcccccctgtgcccccgGAAACGCCGCTGCCGTCAACTGCTCAG GTGTTGGTGGCTTCGTCGAGTCCCTGCGGCTGGTGGAGGGTCAGAGCTTTTGCGATGGGCGGCTGGAGGAGACCATAACCAGCCCGGCATGGCGCCGTGTGCCTGTGGAGCAGTGGAAGTCATGGGATGTCCACATGGtttgtgcagtgctgggctgtggcGTTCCCAAGGACGTTAACACCTCCTTGGGTACGGCCACTGTCgtgagcagcagccccagcgaGATGGACATCATGACTGAAGAGACGGACATTTTGGACGTGGGTTCTGCGCTGACCAGCAGCCGCCATGAGAAGATGGATGATGTAGTGGAGAACATGGACGATGTCTCAGGGATGGGCCCTGCACCAACCAGCAGCCCTGAGGGGATGGTCATCGTCTGCTCAG gccctggcagagctgcagatgcCGTCTCCAACGCTGTCTACGAGGAGCTGGACTACACCGCGATGCCGGAGTACCAGGAGGTGCCCAGTCGCCCGG GTTCCCTGTCAGAGGGGTCGGTGAAGAAGCTGCCCTATTACACCGGCGACAGCGTGGAGGGGAGTGACACCGAGGCAAGCCCAG AGCCCCCTGCCTGCCCCGAGCACGGAACCCCGGATGGCTACGACGATGCCCTGGGTGTGCCACAGGagccccctgctcccagcactggggacaTGTCCGAGGGCGTGGCACAGAGGAGGTGGATCTGTGTCCTCCCCACAG GTGGGATCTACTCCCCTCCGAGTGCCCCAGGAGCCACCAGGACCCCCTCGGAACAGCCGCCGGTGCACACAGACTATGATGATGTCGGCAGCAGCGCCCTGGGGCCGTCGCCATGA